GCAGGTAAGGGGTGTCACGATCACAGGGACGGAAATGGCTCATGCGCGCTCGCTCATCGGAACCCTGACCGATCCGATCCCCTCGCGCTTGAAAAGTTCCACGCTAAGTCCGACAGGCTGCTAGCGAGGCGGTCTTGGGCCTCGAGCAGGGTGCGCTCCGCATCGAGCACCGTCAGAAAATCGGCCGCGCCTTCCTCGAAGCGTTGCCGCGCAAGCCGTGCGGCTTCTTCGCTCGCTTGAGCCGAGGTGCTGACAAGATCGCGCCGCGCCTGCTCCCGCCCCAGTTCGACCAGAGCGTTCTCGGTCTCCTCCAGCGCCCGGAGCACTGTCAGCTCGTACTGTGCCAGGCTCGCCTCGGCGCGCGCATCGGCCTGACGGATGCGCGCGCGCACCCGTCCGAGGTCCAAGGCGGCCCAGCGGATCGACGGGCCGAAGGAATAGCTATCGCTGCCTGAGCTGCCCAGGCCGGTGAAGCTACTTGCCTCCAGCACAATGCTGCCGACGAAGGTGACGCGCGGGAAGAGATCGGCCGTGGCAACGCCGATGCGGGCGGTTGCAGCGGCGAGGTTGCGCTCGGCCCCGCTGATATCCGGCCGGCGCCGGAGCAAGTCTTGCGGACGGCCGAGCGTCACGAGCTTTGGTGCCTCCGGCAGAGGCACAGGTCTTTGAAGTGCGGTCACAAGTGCCTCGGGTTGGCGGCCCGTTAGCACGGCCAAACGGTGCATGGCGCGCCGGATGGCCGCCTCGAGCGGGGGAATACTGGCCCGGGTGGCATCGAGCTGGGCCCGCGCCCGCGCGGTATCGAGCGCGGTGCCCCGCCCGCCCTCCAAGCGCGCGACGGTCAGAGCGAGCGTCTGGCGCTGGTTGTCGGCGTTGCGCCAGGCGACCGCGAGCTGATGTTGGGTGCCGCGCAACTCGAAGTAATTGCGCGCCATCTCGGCCAGGAGGCTCACCAGGACATCGTGCAGGGAAGCCTCGGCGGCATCACGCTCCGCGGCGCGGGCCTCGATGGAGCGGCGCACGCGGCCGAAGAGATCGAGCTCCCAGAAGGCGTCGAACCCAACGTTGTAGAGCTCACGATCCCGATCCGCACCGCCGAAGCCCTGCAGGGCCGTTTCGCTCTGCTGTTCATTTGAATACGCGGCGTCCGCGGTGACGGTGGGGTAGCGATCGAAGGCGGTTTCGTCCCACAAGGCCCGGGCCTCGCGCAGCCGTGCGGTGGCGATGCGCAGATCATGGTTGCCCGCCACCGCGAGATCCACCAGCCGTTCGAGCTCCTGATCCTCGAATCCTTGCCACCAGCGGGTGTGTGCTGGATCCGTCGACAGACCCGACTGGTCGGCATTGGCAATGCCGGCGGATAGCTCCGTTGTCGGGGTCTGATGATCCGGGCCGACCAGCGTACAGCCGCTCAACAGGGCGAGGTTCAACGCCAGGACC
Above is a window of Pseudomonadota bacterium DNA encoding:
- a CDS encoding efflux transporter outer membrane subunit, which translates into the protein MSSAKQGAVLALNLALLSGCTLVGPDHQTPTTELSAGIANADQSGLSTDPAHTRWWQGFEDQELERLVDLAVAGNHDLRIATARLREARALWDETAFDRYPTVTADAAYSNEQQSETALQGFGGADRDRELYNVGFDAFWELDLFGRVRRSIEARAAERDAAEASLHDVLVSLLAEMARNYFELRGTQHQLAVAWRNADNQRQTLALTVARLEGGRGTALDTARARAQLDATRASIPPLEAAIRRAMHRLAVLTGRQPEALVTALQRPVPLPEAPKLVTLGRPQDLLRRRPDISGAERNLAAATARIGVATADLFPRVTFVGSIVLEASSFTGLGSSGSDSYSFGPSIRWAALDLGRVRARIRQADARAEASLAQYELTVLRALEETENALVELGREQARRDLVSTSAQASEEAARLARQRFEEGAADFLTVLDAERTLLEAQDRLASSLSDLAWNFSSARGSDRSGFR